In the genome of Coturnix japonica isolate 7356 chromosome Z, Coturnix japonica 2.1, whole genome shotgun sequence, one region contains:
- the GPBP1 gene encoding vasculin: MAQHDFVPAWLNFPTLPSSTKSSLNFEKHSENFSWTENRYEANHRRHNSSDAFDPNIGRPNGGHFGRKEKNGWRSQGRNGTENTNHRGGYHGGGSRSRTSTSHCGKSQGLHENNVPHNDTGKKEDKEVPKQFEAEDFPSLNPEYEREPNQNKSLGAGVWEYPLNPKSRSPRMLVIKKGSTKELQISGFPVVGSLHSQPVKNGTGTSVYKGLVPKPATPPAKNTQWKNQAKENKLVNPFPHESSCGNFSPFKSSAKAFSISQNAVKECNRSNSSSPVDKVGQPRLTKLTRMRTDKKSEFLKTLKRDRVEEEHEDENAGQEKDGDSLNLCNSNSPHHERDINRNFENEIPLENGNASVTSQQVIRSSGFPQEDILSSSLEAEHRLLKEMGWQEDSENDEIYAPLTEDEMREFQVISEQLRKNGLRKNGILKNGLICNFKLSSWKNSTFKPALENEDSETSSSDTSDDDDV; encoded by the exons ATGGCGCAGCATGACTTTGTTCCTGCCTGGCTTAATTTTCCTACTCTGCCATCATCAACAAAG tcaTCACTGAACTTTGAGAAGCATTCTGAAAATTTTTCATGGACAGAGAATCGTTATGAAGCAAATCACAGAAGGCACAACTCTTCTGATGCATTTGATCCTAACATCGGGCGACCTAATGGAG GGCATTttgggagaaaagagaagaatggTTGGCGTTCACAAGGCAGAAATGgtacagaaaatacaaaccACCGTGGAGGATACCATGGTGGAGGTTCCCGCTCTCGTACCAGCACTTCCCACTGTGGGAAAAGCCAAGGACTGCATGAAAATAATGTACCTCATAATGATACtgggaaaaaggaagacaagGAAGTACCCAAACAATTTGAGGCTGAGGATTTT ccatCTTTAAATCCTGAATATGAGAGGGAACCAAACCAGAATAAATCCTTAGGAGCAGGTGTATGGG agtatCCTTTGAACCCGAAATCCAGATCTCCAAGAATGCTTGTCATTAAAAAGGGTAGTACAAAAGAACTGCAGATATCTGGATTTCCTGTAGTAGGAAGTCTTCATTCACAGCCAGTAAAAAACGGTACTGGCACAAGTGTTTATAAAGGATTGGTCCCTAAACCTGCCACTCCACCTGCAAAG aatacaCAGTGGAAAAaccaagcaaaagaaaacaaacttgtgAATCCATTTCCTCACGAATCTTCATGTGGCAATTTCAGTCCTTTCAAATCAAGTGCCAAGGCATTTTCTATATCCCAGAACGCAGTGAAAGAG TGTAATCGGTCAAATTCTTCATCCCCTGTTGACAAAGTTGGTCAGCCTCGTTTAACAAAATTGACAAGAATGCGGACAGATAAGAAGAGTGAatttttgaaaacactgaaacGAGACAGAGTGGAAGAAGAACATGAGGATGAGAATGCTGGCCAGGAGAAG GATGGAGACTCCCTTAACTTGTGTAACAGCAACAGTCCTCATCATGAGAGAGATATAAACCgaaactttgaaaatgaaattccacTGGAGAATGGCAATGCTTCAGTTACATCTCAACAGGTCATTCGATCTTCAGGTTTCCCTCAGGAAGATATTCTTTCAAGCTCACTTGAGGCAGAGCATAG gttgTTAAAGGAAATGGGCTGGCAGGAAGATagtgaaaatgatgaaatataTGCTCCACTAACAGAAGATGAGATGAGGGAATTCCAAGTCATTAGTGAACAG tTACGAAAAAATGGTCTACGGAAAAACGGCATTTTGAAAAATGGCCTTATCTGTAATTTTAAACTTAGCTCctggaaaaacagcactttcaAACCTGCTCTGGAGAATGAAGATTCTGAGACGAGCAGCAGTGATACAtcagatgatgatgatgtaTGA